The following coding sequences lie in one Arthrobacter sp. SLBN-122 genomic window:
- a CDS encoding DUF1772 domain-containing protein, with amino-acid sequence MGLTSSPRRDLLTDRLLDVAEFSHAHWFFGNLYELLVKVPHRVAASQASKELPRSPFGAGSPGRYYAPLAPINAPAAVGALAAGWHDPLTRTWLTAAAAGSVTGAAATVYVLRSLNPKLFFSPEPLAEDQREPLLRRWYNVHAVRLAASAVALTAIHRARTIRLRSR; translated from the coding sequence ATGGGACTGACTTCCTCGCCGCGTCGCGATCTGCTCACCGACCGGCTCCTTGACGTTGCGGAGTTCAGCCACGCGCACTGGTTCTTTGGAAACCTGTACGAGCTGCTGGTCAAAGTGCCGCACCGCGTCGCGGCCTCCCAGGCAAGCAAGGAGCTTCCCCGGTCCCCCTTTGGCGCGGGCAGCCCGGGGCGGTATTACGCACCGCTCGCTCCGATCAATGCCCCGGCCGCCGTCGGCGCCCTCGCGGCCGGATGGCACGATCCGCTCACCAGAACCTGGCTGACGGCAGCCGCCGCCGGTTCCGTCACAGGTGCTGCCGCCACCGTTTACGTCCTCCGCTCGCTCAATCCCAAGTTATTCTTCAGCCCGGAACCGCTGGCCGAAGACCAACGGGAGCCGTTGCTAAGGCGTTGGTATAACGTCCACGCCGTCAGGCTGGCAGCCAGTGCCGTTGCGCTGACCGCCATCCACCGTGCCCGGACCATCCGGCTGAGAAGCCGATGA
- a CDS encoding peptidoglycan-binding protein: MDNEMRPLTDEELMSEHATALPDKEVASVLDLNADLDLGINAAAPIDLAVAANANVAAPIDAAASANILSFGSDAQALSSQDAVIDQGITADANADSTQDSVIGQGDDTADAGTTDAGTTDGTAGAVTDPTSTGGLTDTAGVLNGNLLNVDVNLDADAAIAAPINGAVAANANVAAPIDAAVAANIGSIDSQAYAISDQSATITQHVDGEANATAGQQSDLQQ, translated from the coding sequence ATGGACAACGAAATGCGTCCCCTCACCGATGAAGAACTGATGTCGGAGCACGCCACCGCCCTGCCGGACAAGGAAGTGGCGTCCGTCCTGGACCTGAACGCGGACCTGGACCTGGGCATCAACGCCGCAGCACCCATCGACCTCGCCGTCGCCGCCAACGCCAACGTGGCCGCACCCATCGATGCCGCCGCCTCGGCCAACATCCTGTCCTTCGGCTCCGACGCGCAGGCACTCTCCAGCCAGGACGCCGTGATCGACCAGGGCATCACGGCCGACGCCAACGCCGACTCCACCCAGGACAGCGTCATCGGCCAGGGCGACGACACGGCTGACGCTGGCACTACCGACGCCGGAACTACGGACGGAACGGCAGGTGCGGTAACAGATCCCACCAGCACCGGCGGACTCACGGACACCGCCGGTGTCCTGAACGGCAATCTGCTGAACGTGGACGTCAACCTGGACGCCGACGCCGCCATCGCCGCCCCCATCAACGGTGCCGTGGCCGCCAACGCCAACGTGGCTGCCCCCATCGATGCTGCCGTGGCCGCCAACATCGGCTCCATCGACAGCCAGGCGTACGCCATCTCGGACCAAAGCGCCACCATCACCCAGCACGTCGACGGCGAAGCCAACGCCACCGCTGGCCAGCAGTCCGACCTGCAGCAGTAA
- a CDS encoding SRPBCC family protein: MDGNSKGKNGYEFRTVWRVAGTPHEVMDVLGDAGSLARWWPSVYLSVLPLESGGHGGVGKAFFLHTKGWLPYTLKWKLTVTEPITEQGLALSAQGDLSGTGRWTFQQDGPETVVTYDWRVSASKPLLRRLGWLLKPVFAANHRWAMARGQEALALELRRRRPGAELAGIPQPAGPTFVSQRRRRKTAHLPL, from the coding sequence ATGGACGGCAATTCCAAAGGCAAAAACGGCTACGAATTCCGGACCGTCTGGCGGGTGGCCGGGACCCCGCACGAGGTTATGGACGTTTTGGGCGATGCGGGTTCACTGGCCCGCTGGTGGCCATCCGTCTACCTGTCAGTCCTGCCTTTGGAGTCAGGCGGCCATGGCGGCGTTGGAAAGGCATTCTTCCTTCACACCAAGGGCTGGCTGCCATACACCCTCAAGTGGAAGCTCACCGTCACCGAGCCCATCACCGAACAAGGGCTTGCCCTCTCCGCCCAGGGCGACCTAAGCGGCACCGGGCGCTGGACCTTCCAGCAGGACGGGCCGGAAACAGTTGTCACCTATGACTGGCGGGTCAGCGCGTCAAAACCACTCCTGCGGCGGCTGGGCTGGCTACTCAAGCCCGTCTTCGCAGCGAATCACCGCTGGGCGATGGCGCGCGGGCAGGAGGCCCTTGCGCTGGAATTACGACGACGGCGTCCCGGCGCCGAGCTCGCCGGCATCCCGCAGCCGGCGGGTCCCACCTTTGTCAGCCAGCGACGGCGGCGGAAGACTGCCCATCTCCCCCTTTGA
- a CDS encoding multidrug DMT transporter permease, which produces MIQAAAVSALTSYHWLGIPIAAVGAVLLALGTLFQHRAVGDQPAAAGRAAGSMGGGRLHALMRKPVWLAGTAMLGAAILLQLTSLRFSPLIVVQPIGAIALVVTTLATARMTRKSPGGRALTAVALCVGGVGVFVAVAALSAEDVEISDRHLVTILIVLAVVLVCVAAAYLLWRHRSHAVVFTAGAGILFGFVAALAKTVIARLFQGDFEWLSLTCLAGLLIAALGGSFLVQNAHTRGSPELVVAGLTVIDPLVAVAIGITILGEADAAPPLAIVLFLLSGATAVAGVILLATVKKPVTAG; this is translated from the coding sequence ATGATCCAGGCTGCGGCTGTGTCCGCACTGACGTCCTACCACTGGCTGGGGATTCCGATCGCCGCCGTCGGCGCGGTCCTGCTCGCCCTGGGAACGCTGTTCCAGCACCGGGCCGTGGGCGACCAGCCGGCCGCAGCCGGGCGGGCGGCCGGCAGCATGGGCGGCGGACGCCTGCACGCCCTGATGCGGAAACCGGTATGGCTGGCCGGGACCGCGATGCTGGGTGCCGCGATCCTCCTCCAGCTCACCAGCCTCCGGTTCTCGCCCCTGATCGTGGTGCAGCCCATCGGCGCGATCGCCCTGGTGGTCACCACGTTGGCCACCGCCCGGATGACCCGCAAGTCCCCCGGGGGCCGGGCCCTCACTGCCGTCGCCTTGTGCGTGGGCGGGGTGGGTGTGTTCGTTGCCGTGGCGGCGCTGTCCGCGGAGGACGTGGAGATCAGCGACCGGCACCTGGTCACCATCCTGATCGTCCTCGCCGTGGTCCTGGTCTGCGTGGCCGCGGCCTATCTGTTGTGGCGCCACCGCTCGCACGCGGTGGTCTTCACGGCCGGAGCCGGCATCCTGTTCGGCTTCGTCGCGGCCCTGGCCAAGACCGTCATCGCACGGCTGTTCCAGGGCGACTTCGAGTGGCTGTCCCTGACGTGCCTGGCGGGACTGCTCATTGCCGCCCTGGGCGGCAGCTTCCTGGTCCAGAACGCCCACACCCGTGGCTCCCCCGAGCTGGTGGTCGCCGGCCTGACCGTCATCGATCCGCTGGTGGCCGTGGCTATCGGCATCACCATCCTCGGCGAAGCCGATGCAGCTCCCCCGCTGGCTATCGTCCTGTTCCTGTTGTCAGGTGCCACCGCCGTGGCCGGGGTCATCCTGCTCGCCACGGTCAAGAAACCCGTCACCGCGGGTTAG